Proteins encoded within one genomic window of Bradyrhizobium sp. 186:
- a CDS encoding NAD-dependent succinate-semialdehyde dehydrogenase — MTQYPDLQLYIGGAWKKAAEGQPVLNPADESVIGMVPIASRSDLDAALAAAADGFRTWSRTSPAKRAEVMLRAARLMRERVEEIAYAITLEHGKPIAQARLEVVRGCEFFEWDAAEGQRTYGRLIPSEPGIKYIVMHQPIGMVAAFSPWNFPLSQPARKIGGALATGCSIILKAAEETPAGAIHIARAFHDAGLPPGVLNLVFGVPSEISEYLIPKDQTRLIAFTGSTAVGKKLTEMAARHMKPVLMELGGHAPVIVCDDVEPVVTAITSAIRKARNSGQVCTSPTRFYVQKPLYDAFSKAFAEKARTVTVGNGLNSCTQMGPLANHRRIEALETLVADAKAKGARVLAGGERLGNRGYFFPLTVLADLPDDARAMREEPFGPLALINPVSSIDEAIEKANALPFGLAAYAFTHSARNADRLAEGIEAGNVSINTLEASVAETPFGGVKESGYGREGGMEGLSHYTIIKNVSHRMM; from the coding sequence ATGACGCAGTATCCTGATCTTCAACTCTATATCGGCGGCGCTTGGAAGAAAGCAGCGGAAGGGCAGCCAGTGCTCAATCCCGCCGATGAGAGCGTGATTGGAATGGTTCCGATCGCGAGCCGGTCAGATCTGGACGCAGCGCTCGCCGCAGCGGCCGATGGCTTCAGAACATGGAGCAGGACGTCGCCAGCAAAACGGGCGGAAGTTATGCTTAGGGCTGCGAGGCTTATGCGTGAGCGAGTGGAAGAAATCGCATACGCGATCACACTGGAGCATGGCAAACCCATCGCTCAGGCTCGCCTTGAGGTCGTGCGAGGGTGCGAATTTTTCGAGTGGGATGCGGCCGAAGGTCAACGCACCTATGGCCGCCTGATTCCCAGCGAACCAGGCATCAAGTACATTGTAATGCACCAGCCGATCGGCATGGTCGCGGCATTTTCTCCGTGGAATTTTCCTTTGAGCCAACCGGCGCGCAAGATAGGTGGCGCTCTTGCGACAGGTTGCTCCATTATTCTGAAGGCAGCAGAGGAAACGCCTGCCGGCGCCATTCACATCGCGCGCGCCTTCCACGATGCCGGCCTGCCGCCTGGCGTTCTCAATCTTGTTTTCGGAGTACCTTCGGAAATTTCCGAATACCTCATTCCCAAGGACCAGACCCGACTGATCGCGTTCACCGGCTCCACTGCGGTGGGTAAAAAATTGACGGAAATGGCAGCACGCCATATGAAGCCCGTCCTTATGGAGCTTGGCGGGCATGCGCCCGTGATCGTCTGCGACGATGTGGAGCCCGTAGTCACCGCGATTACGTCAGCGATCCGCAAGGCCCGCAACAGTGGTCAAGTCTGCACATCGCCGACACGGTTCTATGTTCAGAAGCCGCTCTACGATGCATTTTCCAAGGCTTTTGCTGAGAAGGCCCGAACAGTGACGGTTGGCAATGGCTTGAACTCTTGCACTCAGATGGGGCCGTTGGCCAATCATCGGCGCATCGAGGCCTTGGAAACTCTGGTCGCCGACGCCAAAGCCAAGGGTGCGCGTGTCCTCGCCGGCGGTGAGCGGTTGGGCAATCGCGGATACTTCTTCCCGCTGACGGTGTTGGCCGACCTACCGGACGACGCGCGCGCAATGCGCGAGGAGCCGTTCGGGCCGCTCGCACTTATCAATCCCGTCTCGTCCATCGACGAGGCTATCGAGAAAGCGAATGCACTGCCTTTCGGCTTGGCCGCCTACGCTTTCACTCACTCGGCACGCAACGCAGACCGGTTGGCGGAGGGCATTGAGGCCGGCAATGTTTCGATCAACACTCTGGAAGCATCGGTCGCCGAAACGCCGTTTGGCGGCGTTAAGGAAAGTGGCTACGGCCGGGAAGGCGGCATGGAGGGACTTTCGCACTACACGATCATCAAGAACGTGTCGCACCGCATGATGTAG
- a CDS encoding dihydrodipicolinate synthase family protein has product MKYSRKDAKTFAREQMKGIWAAALMPFKADLSIDEDGFRRNVAHWTEELGIDGLFIAGKQGEFFSMSIEERKRAFDLAVAATAGRGATIMSCSDQNMDVVIDLARHAQKIGADYIVVHAPVLHFFKAHDETVLNYYRTIASKVDIGIALWSHPDSGYVMSPQLCNQLADIENVVAIKYSVERPMYRELTRLAGDRILISTASEEEWFDNIVEFGWQLYLCSSPPYLLQSVTDRRMRTYTDLAFGGRIEEALAVRDSLNPVRAALRGTRPPEKPHAHQKYWQELLGQVGGAVRPPLLGLTEEERATTRRAFEACGLQTGAARKAG; this is encoded by the coding sequence ATGAAATATTCAAGGAAAGACGCAAAAACCTTTGCGCGTGAGCAGATGAAGGGAATCTGGGCTGCGGCCCTGATGCCGTTCAAGGCCGACCTGTCGATCGATGAGGACGGCTTTCGCCGCAACGTCGCGCACTGGACGGAAGAGCTTGGCATCGACGGGCTGTTCATCGCCGGCAAGCAGGGCGAGTTCTTCTCCATGTCGATCGAGGAGCGCAAGCGCGCGTTCGATCTGGCGGTCGCCGCCACTGCCGGACGCGGCGCAACCATCATGTCGTGCTCAGACCAGAACATGGATGTGGTGATCGATCTGGCCCGCCATGCGCAGAAGATTGGCGCCGACTATATCGTGGTGCACGCGCCGGTCCTGCATTTCTTCAAGGCCCATGACGAGACCGTGCTGAACTACTACAGGACCATCGCCAGCAAGGTGGATATAGGGATCGCGCTGTGGAGCCACCCGGACAGCGGCTATGTGATGTCGCCGCAGCTATGCAACCAGCTCGCTGATATCGAGAATGTGGTCGCGATCAAATACAGTGTCGAGCGGCCGATGTACAGGGAACTGACCCGGCTTGCGGGCGACCGCATCCTGATCAGCACGGCGTCCGAAGAAGAGTGGTTCGACAACATCGTCGAGTTCGGCTGGCAGCTTTATCTGTGTTCGTCGCCGCCGTATCTTCTGCAGTCGGTGACGGATCGGCGGATGCGGACCTATACGGATCTGGCGTTCGGCGGCCGGATCGAGGAAGCGCTCGCGGTGCGCGACAGCCTCAATCCGGTGCGAGCGGCGCTGCGCGGCACGCGGCCGCCGGAGAAGCCGCATGCGCACCAGAAATACTGGCAGGAACTGCTGGGCCAGGTCGGCGGCGCGGTGCGCCCGCCGCTGCTGGGGCTGACCGAGGAGGAGCGGGCGACCACCCGCCGCGCCTTCGAGGCGTGTGGATTGCAGACCGGCGCGGCGCGCAAGGCGGGCTGA
- a CDS encoding 3-hydroxyanthranilate 3,4-dioxygenase, with product MGRLRAFNFSKWIDKHQHMLKPPVGNQQIWKDADLMVTVVGGPNRRTDFHDDPVEEFFYQLRGDMMLKVVDNGKHYDVPIREGEIFLLPPHVRHSPQRPQEGSVGLVVEPKRADGVLDAFEWYCFKCEGLVHRVEVDLESIVDDLPPLYREFYGNEDARTCPHCKTLHPGKDPPAGWVKL from the coding sequence CTGGGACGGTTGCGGGCCTTCAATTTCTCGAAATGGATCGACAAGCATCAGCACATGCTGAAGCCGCCGGTCGGCAATCAGCAGATCTGGAAGGACGCGGATCTGATGGTCACCGTGGTCGGCGGTCCGAACCGCCGCACCGACTTCCACGACGATCCGGTGGAAGAATTCTTCTATCAGCTGCGCGGCGACATGATGCTGAAGGTGGTCGACAACGGAAAGCACTACGACGTGCCGATCCGCGAGGGCGAGATCTTCCTGCTGCCGCCGCATGTCCGGCACTCGCCGCAGCGGCCGCAGGAGGGATCGGTCGGTCTCGTGGTCGAGCCGAAGCGCGCCGACGGCGTGCTCGATGCCTTCGAATGGTACTGCTTCAAATGCGAGGGGCTGGTGCATCGCGTCGAGGTCGATCTCGAAAGCATCGTCGATGATCTGCCGCCGCTGTACCGCGAATTCTACGGCAACGAGGACGCCCGCACCTGTCCGCACTGCAAAACCCTGCATCCCGGCAAGGATCCGCCGGCAGGCTGGGTCAAGCTCTAA
- a CDS encoding ABC transporter substrate-binding protein — translation MNVLKIAAGACLAAQIGLAVPALAQTPVKIGVITSLSGPGGYLGQDIRDGFELAIDMNGGKLGGVPVQVMVEDDAAKPGQGKQIVDRLLKNEKVRIFTGIVFSNVAGATVPDVLDAGAIYVSPNAGPSTFAGKGCHPNYFVVSWQNDSLHESAGQLANELGYKSVYLVAANYQAGKDALEGFKRFYKGKIAGESFTRLDQTDFAAEFAQIRAAGPEAVFQFEPGGLGIAFLRQYEQAGLKDKIPMVVAAPSLDAVTLSVVGEAALGVNVTSHWNSGFDNPANKAFVAAWDKTYHRPATYYASQGYDTALAIGAALKGVAGKLDDVEAFRQAMLKADFQSTRGAFKFGPNQHPVQDWWALKAEKTADGKLALNTKAKILSGHGDAYAKDCKF, via the coding sequence ATGAACGTGTTGAAAATTGCTGCAGGCGCGTGTCTTGCGGCCCAGATCGGACTGGCCGTTCCGGCGCTGGCCCAAACGCCGGTCAAGATCGGCGTCATCACCTCGCTGTCCGGGCCCGGCGGCTATCTCGGCCAGGATATCCGCGACGGTTTCGAACTCGCGATCGATATGAACGGCGGCAAGCTCGGCGGCGTTCCGGTGCAGGTGATGGTGGAGGACGATGCGGCCAAGCCTGGGCAGGGCAAGCAGATCGTGGATCGCCTGCTGAAGAACGAGAAGGTCAGGATATTCACCGGCATTGTGTTTTCCAACGTTGCCGGTGCCACGGTGCCGGACGTGCTCGATGCCGGCGCGATCTATGTCAGCCCGAACGCTGGGCCGTCGACCTTCGCCGGCAAGGGATGCCATCCGAACTACTTCGTGGTGTCGTGGCAGAACGATTCGCTGCACGAGAGCGCCGGCCAGCTCGCCAACGAGTTGGGCTACAAGAGCGTCTATCTGGTTGCGGCCAACTATCAGGCCGGCAAGGATGCTCTCGAAGGCTTCAAGCGGTTCTACAAGGGCAAGATTGCCGGCGAGAGCTTTACTCGTCTCGATCAGACCGACTTTGCCGCGGAGTTTGCGCAGATCCGCGCGGCCGGTCCGGAAGCGGTATTCCAGTTCGAGCCCGGTGGCCTCGGAATCGCGTTTCTGCGGCAGTACGAGCAGGCCGGCCTGAAGGACAAGATCCCGATGGTGGTGGCGGCGCCCTCGCTCGATGCGGTGACGCTGTCGGTGGTGGGAGAGGCCGCACTCGGCGTCAACGTCACCTCGCACTGGAATTCCGGTTTCGACAATCCCGCTAACAAGGCGTTCGTGGCGGCCTGGGACAAGACCTACCATCGTCCGGCCACCTATTACGCAAGCCAGGGCTATGATACGGCGCTGGCGATCGGTGCAGCCTTGAAAGGAGTCGCCGGCAAGCTGGACGACGTCGAAGCGTTTCGTCAGGCCATGCTGAAGGCGGATTTCCAGTCGACCCGCGGTGCCTTCAAGTTCGGCCCCAACCAGCATCCGGTACAGGACTGGTGGGCGCTGAAGGCGGAAAAGACCGCTGATGGCAAACTCGCGCTCAACACCAAGGCCAAGATTCTCTCCGGCCATGGTGATGCCTATGCCAAAGACTGCAAGTTCTAG
- a CDS encoding branched-chain amino acid ABC transporter permease, with the protein MIVLEQLLNGVQFGITLFLMSAGLTLIFGIMGVINLAHGSLYMIGAYAAALVAAHIGSVGLALLGGIAAAAVSGIVIEFIVVRRLYERDHLDQVLATFALILIINQGASMLFGRQPLFVSMPAALSGSVTLLPGLAYPVYRLAVIVLGLSVAAGLFLLIHYTRVGMLVRAGATHRQMVRALGVNVGRLYTVVFGLGALLAGLAGVIAGPITAVQVGMGEQILILAFVVVVIGGLGSVRGAFFGALAAGLVDTMSRAFLQMLFRHLMGGSNADALASGMSSISIYLLMAFVLLVRPHGLLAGKT; encoded by the coding sequence ATGATCGTCCTCGAGCAGCTCCTCAACGGCGTGCAATTCGGCATCACGCTGTTTCTGATGTCGGCCGGCCTGACGCTGATCTTCGGCATCATGGGCGTAATCAATCTCGCCCATGGCTCCCTGTACATGATCGGCGCCTATGCGGCGGCGCTGGTGGCCGCCCACATCGGCTCGGTCGGCCTCGCACTGCTGGGTGGGATAGCGGCGGCGGCGGTCAGCGGGATCGTCATCGAGTTCATCGTGGTGCGGCGGCTCTATGAGCGCGATCATCTCGATCAGGTGCTGGCGACATTCGCGCTGATCCTCATCATCAACCAGGGCGCCAGCATGCTGTTCGGACGCCAACCGCTGTTCGTATCGATGCCGGCGGCATTGTCGGGCTCGGTTACACTGCTGCCGGGTCTGGCCTATCCGGTCTACCGATTGGCGGTGATCGTGCTCGGCCTTTCGGTTGCTGCGGGACTGTTCCTGCTAATTCATTACACGCGCGTCGGCATGCTGGTGCGGGCCGGCGCCACCCATCGTCAGATGGTACGGGCGCTCGGCGTCAATGTCGGGCGGCTCTACACAGTGGTGTTCGGCCTTGGAGCGTTGCTCGCCGGGCTCGCGGGCGTCATCGCCGGACCGATCACCGCGGTGCAGGTTGGCATGGGTGAGCAGATTCTCATCCTCGCCTTTGTCGTGGTGGTGATCGGCGGGCTCGGTTCGGTGCGCGGCGCATTCTTCGGCGCGCTCGCCGCCGGCCTCGTCGACACCATGTCGCGCGCGTTTCTGCAGATGCTGTTCCGTCATCTGATGGGCGGCTCGAATGCCGACGCCCTGGCGAGCGGCATGTCGTCGATCAGCATCTATCTGCTGATGGCGTTCGTGCTTCTGGTTCGGCCGCACGGCCTGCTGGCAGGAAAGACATGA